The following are from one region of the Dreissena polymorpha isolate Duluth1 chromosome 2, UMN_Dpol_1.0, whole genome shotgun sequence genome:
- the LOC127866412 gene encoding uncharacterized protein LOC127866412: MNSPQSSSRNGNALASIEGIPSVVATQILGYLTWDEKLTTAQVLSTWKPHMHTPRAWPVVKYNRESEENVYFVKEKRTKFLICLKIYGKFMRNIEISFGYIISRSGQQILHAIADNCSMLRYFRLGLGGCQEFSALSELALKRNDVAAIISILRLCKDLDKVGLISPYICWSDSGTNLLTELCETRLSTKITELRLMSLSLTDHDDYLTLLQDFSRLQMLTVRREKINNTILLQLVANGLQEICLYQDEELALVDARQLREDVWSQVLKINPNFKVDLVLQYILVIKDSFVTNMPLRSLVLDDLVNIVTKGVMDHLVSCYKLTLERFTYTNLYLENFESGDSRMPAALITLATLCQKLHTIRYGFPLSSTTILILVKTRRLKELLIPSVEVSYEFDWPIQEQWEEEFVRWLEANHRSEDLLEAAVSQVLGRPWKLQYENGLLERSVSVNM, translated from the coding sequence ATGAATTCTCCCCAGTCATCAAGCAGGAATGGCAATGCGCTTGCCAGCATAGAGGGTATTCCATCTGTGGTTGCCACCCAGATACTCGGCTATTTGACTTGGGATGAAAAGCTTACCACAGCCCAGGTCCTGTCAACATGGAAGCCACACATGCACACACCCAGGGCATGGCCAGTGGTCAAATACAACAGAGAGTCAGAAGAAAATGTGTACTTTGTGAAAGAAAAGAGAACTAAGTTtctaatatgtttaaaaatatatggCAAATTTATGAGAAACATTGAAATCTCATTTGGGTATATCATATCAAGATCTGGTCAACAAATACTTCATGCCATTGCGGACAATTGTAGTATGCTGAGGTACTTCAGGCTTGGTCTTGGTGGCTGTCAAGAATTCTCAGCACTTTCAGAGTTGGCACTTAAGAGGAATGATGTAGCAGCCATTATCTCCATTCTAAGGTTATGCAAGGACCTTGATAAAGTTGGTCTTATATCGCCATACATTTGCTGGTCAGATAGTGGAACCAATTTACTCACAGAGCTTTGTGAAACAAGATTATCCACCAAAATAACTGAACTAAGACTCATGTCTTTATCCTTGACTGATCATGATGACTATCTCACTTTGCTCCAAGACTTTTCAAGGCTACAGATGCTCACAGTGAGAAGAGAGAAAATCAACAACACTATCCTGCTGCAGCTTGTAGCAAATGGTCTACAAGAAATTTGTCTCTATCAAGACGAAGAGCTTGCTTTGGTTGATGCCAGACAGCTTCGTGAGGACGTTTGGAGCCAAGTTTTGAAGATCAATCCAAACTTTAAGGTCGATCTTGTACTGCAGTATATTCTAGTAATTAAAGATTCATTTGTGACTAACATGCCATTACGATCCCTTGTTCTTGATGATTTAGTGAACATTGTGACAAAAGGAGTGATGGATCATCTGGTTTCCTGCTATAAACTTACCTTAGAGAGATTTACATACACAAATTTGTATCTGGAGAACTTTGAAAGTGGTGATAGTCGTATGCCAGCTGCTCTAATTACCTTGGCAACCCTATGTCAGAAACTGCACACAATACGGTACGGCTTCCCTCTCTCCAGCACCACCATTCTGATATTGGTCAAGACCAGGAGATTAAAAGAACTGTTGATTCCGTCTGTTGAAGTGTCTTACGAGTTTGACTGGCCCATTCAGGAGCAGTGGGAGGAGGAGTTTGTAAGATGGCTGGAGGCAAACCATCGCAGTGAGGACCTGCTAGAGGCTGCCGTCTCCCAGGTGCTTGGGAGACCATGGAAACTGCAATACGAGAATGGCCTCCTTGAGAGAAGTGTTAGCGTCAACATGTAA